Proteins from one Triticum aestivum cultivar Chinese Spring chromosome 7A, IWGSC CS RefSeq v2.1, whole genome shotgun sequence genomic window:
- the LOC123150489 gene encoding 1-aminocyclopropane-1-carboxylate oxidase homolog has product MAADDYDAAVALAEFQAARAGVRGLIESGITSVPPLFLVPSTISPSPPPLESEIIFTIPSVDLALPHSSSLPLIRAAARSCGFFHVTNHGVDTATVDGAVSAVRAFHELPLTVRSAFYTPASVGSVTYSTIPIQPGKNSAGPLLPWRDTLQVRFGPPAPDLAHLPPACRDALLKYQLLMTALGKKMAGLLSEALGVGAGRLERAMQVEGLLMACHYYPPCPEPARVVGGLEHTDPSLFTVLAQDGVGGLQVRLRDGRWADVPPEPGALLVNIGDVLKVVSNDEYESVEHRVVIKSCEDARVSIALFFNPAKRQESDLFGPLPELLTAGKQQRYRAFTLTEFMSSRREHGHGTKSIDQFRIAHE; this is encoded by the exons ATGGCTGCAGACGACTACGACGCCGCGGTCGCGCTGGCCGAGTTTCAGGCGGCCCGCGCCGGCGTCCGCGGCCTCATCGAGTCCGGAATCACCTCCGTGCCGCCGCTCTTCCTCGTACCCAGCACCATCAGCCCCTCCCCACCGCCATTGGAGAGCGAGATCATCTTCACCATCCCAAGCGTTGACCTCGCACTCCCGCACTCATCCAGCCTGCCACTCATCCGCGCCGCCGCACGCTCGTGCGGCTTCTTCCATGTCACCAACCACGGCGTCGACACCGCCACCGTCGACGGCGCGGTGTCCGCCGTCCGGGCCTTCCACGAGCTACCCCTCACCGTCCGTTCAGCGTTCTACACGCCCGCGTCCGTCGGGAGCGTCACCTACTCCACCATCCCCATCCAGCCCGGCAAAAACTCCGCCGGTCCTCTCCTCCCCTGGCGCGACACGCTCCAGGTCCGCTTCGGCCCTCCGGCGCCTGACCTCGCCCATCTGCCGCCGGCTTGCCGGGACGCGCTGCTCAAGTACCAGCTGCTCATGACGGCGCTCGGGAAGAAGATGGCCGGGCTGCTGTCGGAGGCGCTCGGCGTCGGCGCGGGGCGGCTGGAGAGGGCGATGCAGGTGGAAGGCTTGCTCATGGCGTGCCACTACTACCCGCCGTGCCCGGAGCCGGCGCGGGTGGTGGGCGGCCTGGAGCACACGGACCCCAGCCTCTTCACCGTCCTGGCGCAGGACGGAGTCGGAGGGCTTCAGGTGCGCCTCCGCGACGGACGGTGGGCCGACGTGCCGCCGGAGCCCGGCGCGCTTCTGGTCAACATCGGGGACGTGCTCAAG GTGGTTTCAAATGATGAGTACGAGAGCGTGGAGCACAGGGTGGTGATCAAGTCTTGTGAAGATGCGAGGGTGTCCATTGCACTCTTCTTTAACCCTGCGAAGCGCCAGGAATCCGACTTGTTTGGGCCCCTCCCGGAGCTCTTGACGGCGGGAAAGCAGCAGCGTTACCGGGCTTTCACCCTGACAGAGTTCATGAGCTCCCGAAGAGAGCATGGCCATGGCACCAAGTCCATCGACCAGTTCAGGATTGCACATGAATAA